In a genomic window of Deinococcus detaillensis:
- the aspS gene encoding aspartate--tRNA(Asn) ligase, whose translation MTTPTEPTQTQTKLARTLTRDLGQFEGQAVKLQGFVHARRDLGGVQFVVLRDKTGLAQCVGSHLSLPLPESSVEILGTVKAHKKAPGGFEVQVESMKVLSAATQASPLEIPKMEWNVNPETMLDYRYVSLRGLRERAALKVQGEIVYAFHTYLRSQGFTEISTPKIVSAGAEGGANLFKLDYFGEQAYLAQSPQLYKQIMVGVFERVYEVAPVYRAEEHATSRHLNEYLSLDVEMGFIDDEDDVMELETGFLNFAMERLKESCAAEFELLGASIPKVPERIPRITLMDARALVTEKFGHQVGGKDLDPEAERLLCQHYAETEGSDFVFVTKYPRAARPFYTHADHQEDGSLNPDLTRGFDLLFRGIEITSGGQRIHDHAMLMESIDTYKMNREAMSGYSEVFKYGMPPHGGFAIGAERLTAKLLGIANVRYARAFPRDRNRLTP comes from the coding sequence ATGACCACCCCAACCGAGCCAACCCAGACCCAAACCAAACTCGCCCGCACCCTGACCCGCGACCTCGGCCAGTTTGAGGGCCAAGCGGTCAAGCTGCAAGGCTTCGTCCACGCCCGGCGCGACCTCGGCGGGGTGCAGTTCGTGGTGCTGCGCGACAAAACCGGCCTGGCCCAGTGCGTCGGCAGCCACCTCAGCTTGCCCCTGCCGGAAAGCAGCGTGGAAATTTTGGGCACCGTCAAGGCCCACAAGAAAGCGCCGGGCGGCTTTGAGGTGCAGGTCGAGAGCATGAAGGTGCTGTCGGCAGCTACTCAGGCCTCGCCGCTGGAAATCCCCAAGATGGAGTGGAACGTCAACCCCGAAACTATGCTGGATTACCGCTACGTGTCGCTGCGCGGCCTACGTGAACGGGCAGCGCTGAAGGTGCAGGGCGAGATCGTCTACGCCTTTCACACCTACCTGCGCTCACAGGGCTTTACCGAAATCAGCACCCCCAAAATCGTCTCGGCGGGCGCGGAGGGCGGCGCGAACCTCTTCAAGCTCGATTACTTTGGCGAGCAGGCTTACCTGGCCCAGAGTCCACAGCTCTACAAGCAGATCATGGTGGGCGTCTTCGAGCGCGTTTACGAGGTGGCCCCGGTCTACCGCGCCGAAGAGCACGCCACCAGCCGCCACCTGAATGAATACCTGTCGCTGGATGTAGAAATGGGCTTCATCGACGACGAAGACGACGTGATGGAGTTGGAAACCGGCTTCCTGAACTTTGCGATGGAGCGCCTGAAGGAAAGCTGCGCCGCCGAGTTCGAGCTGCTGGGCGCGAGTATCCCGAAGGTGCCGGAGCGCATTCCCCGCATCACGCTGATGGACGCTAGAGCGCTGGTCACCGAGAAATTCGGGCATCAGGTGGGCGGTAAAGACCTCGACCCCGAAGCCGAGCGACTGCTCTGCCAGCACTACGCCGAGACTGAGGGCAGCGACTTCGTGTTTGTCACCAAGTACCCCCGCGCCGCCCGTCCGTTTTACACCCACGCCGACCACCAAGAAGATGGCAGCCTCAACCCCGATTTGACACGCGGCTTTGATCTGCTGTTCCGGGGCATCGAGATCACCTCCGGCGGCCAACGCATCCACGACCACGCCATGCTGATGGAGTCGATTGACACCTACAAAATGAACCGTGAGGCCATGAGCGGTTACTCGGAAGTCTTCAAGTACGGCATGCCCCCGCACGGCGGCTTTGCGATTGGGGCCGAGCGACTGACTGCCAAGCTGCTGGGCATTGCCAACGTCCGGTACGCCCGCGCCTTCCCGCGTGACCGCAACCGCCTGACGCCTTGA
- a CDS encoding tetratricopeptide repeat protein: MTLFDAPELSTDAEQAWSRILVLLDLGRPREAAAETTRALAHDPDNPTLWRLLSQIYTELDDFPQALDAAQRAVSLDPTESHLHLRLGLSLWNAQVQGLTFGRFRRWSGAWKAAEPALAAVREALRLDPDNADALASLAQLHLMMNQPKQAHERAAAALHLEPQHRMAQIFLAQALLELRRLKEAEELLRALLSDDPNFAPALNLLARVSLRQGRAEEACAAALAAIRLDPANAAAQEQFRALVHEYLPFPFSRQSPAWRFIIVPQALILVPVLGLGVWVRTLYRVRKLSPHTRKQIRRVRVYRMAWRSPVFFFTALLGVYLALSFALLLLPAGLRSLGNEVVGFLTLAMLLGGLSWLSFLGVRSAYRWLRSFSR, translated from the coding sequence ATGACCCTATTTGACGCACCAGAACTCTCCACCGACGCCGAGCAAGCTTGGTCACGCATCTTGGTTTTGCTGGACTTGGGCCGCCCCCGTGAAGCCGCCGCCGAGACGACGCGGGCGCTGGCCCACGATCCTGACAACCCCACGCTGTGGCGGCTGCTCAGCCAGATTTACACTGAACTCGACGATTTTCCGCAGGCGCTGGACGCCGCGCAGCGGGCCGTCAGCCTTGACCCCACGGAGAGCCACTTACACCTGAGACTGGGCCTTTCGCTTTGGAACGCTCAGGTGCAGGGGTTGACCTTTGGCCGCTTCCGGCGCTGGTCGGGCGCGTGGAAGGCCGCTGAACCGGCGCTGGCGGCAGTCCGTGAGGCGCTGCGACTCGACCCAGACAACGCCGACGCCCTCGCTTCACTGGCGCAGCTCCACCTGATGATGAACCAGCCCAAGCAAGCGCATGAGCGAGCCGCCGCCGCCCTGCACCTTGAGCCGCAGCACCGGATGGCCCAGATTTTTCTGGCTCAGGCGCTGCTGGAACTCCGGCGGCTGAAGGAAGCCGAGGAACTGTTACGCGCTCTACTCTCCGATGATCCGAACTTTGCTCCGGCACTCAACTTGCTTGCGCGGGTCAGTCTCCGTCAGGGCCGCGCTGAGGAAGCCTGCGCGGCGGCGCTGGCGGCCATTCGGCTCGACCCCGCCAATGCCGCCGCGCAGGAGCAGTTTAGAGCGCTGGTTCACGAGTATTTGCCGTTTCCATTTTCGCGGCAATCGCCAGCGTGGCGCTTTATCATCGTGCCGCAGGCCCTGATTCTCGTGCCTGTTCTGGGGCTGGGCGTCTGGGTTCGCACGCTTTACCGCGTCCGCAAGCTCAGCCCACACACCAGAAAGCAGATTCGGCGGGTGCGCGTGTACCGCATGGCCTGGCGCAGTCCAGTCTTCTTTTTTACTGCGCTGTTGGGTGTGTACCTCGCGCTGAGTTTCGCCCTGCTTCTTCTGCCTGCTGGCCTTCGCTCACTAGGCAACGAGGTCGTCGGTTTTTTGACCCTGGCCATGCTTCTCGGCGGCCTTTCGTGGCTGAGCTTCCTCGGCGTGCGGAGCGCGTACCGCTGGCTGCGTTCCTTTTCACGCTAG
- a CDS encoding 3'(2'),5'-bisphosphate nucleotidase CysQ family protein has translation MTYAHERQIAERLARQAGEMLLRHRAAGFKVAYKTSKDDPVTVADTEASELIVAGLRAEFPEDGILSEELTDTAERLSKRRVWIIDPIDGTKEYVDGSPDFAVSIGLAVDGEAVLGVVNAPAHDALYSGVVGEGGFKNGEAAGFSARPPEQALISVSDTEYKIELHRYPLTNLRPSGSIALKLALIAAGEADATFTMSPRSEWDIAAGMALIAAAGGQVTRRGGAQIHLNSPQPSIRQGLIGGRSDVVAWLETELHRLAVPEQQLGLVESDEAWALLSRAEQERLRGQSHLHIRHAAGRVVALVLLDNDQRVLRSEGDALHLGVLTRDLTRAYGALS, from the coding sequence ATGACTTACGCCCATGAGCGCCAGATTGCCGAACGCCTTGCCCGCCAAGCTGGAGAAATGCTCCTGAGACACCGCGCCGCCGGATTCAAAGTGGCTTACAAAACCTCCAAAGACGACCCGGTGACGGTGGCCGATACCGAGGCGTCCGAGTTGATCGTGGCCGGACTCAGGGCCGAGTTTCCCGAAGACGGCATTCTCTCCGAGGAACTCACCGACACCGCCGAGCGCCTCAGCAAGCGCCGCGTATGGATCATCGACCCGATTGACGGCACCAAAGAATATGTGGACGGCAGTCCCGATTTTGCGGTCAGCATTGGCCTCGCGGTGGACGGTGAAGCGGTGCTGGGCGTGGTGAACGCGCCCGCCCATGACGCCCTTTACAGTGGCGTGGTGGGGGAGGGCGGCTTCAAGAACGGCGAGGCTGCTGGTTTCAGCGCCCGCCCACCCGAACAGGCGCTCATTTCCGTTTCCGACACCGAGTACAAAATAGAGCTGCACCGCTACCCGCTGACCAACCTGCGCCCGTCCGGCAGCATCGCCCTCAAGCTGGCCCTGATCGCGGCAGGCGAGGCCGACGCCACCTTCACCATGTCGCCGCGCAGTGAGTGGGACATCGCAGCGGGGATGGCGCTCATCGCGGCGGCGGGCGGTCAGGTGACGCGGCGCGGGGGCGCTCAGATTCATCTCAACTCGCCCCAGCCCAGCATCCGGCAGGGCCTGATCGGGGGCCGGAGCGACGTGGTGGCGTGGCTGGAAACCGAACTCCACCGCCTCGCCGTGCCGGAGCAGCAATTAGGGTTGGTTGAGAGTGACGAAGCTTGGGCGCTGCTCAGCCGAGCCGAGCAGGAACGCTTGCGCGGCCAAAGCCACCTGCACATTCGCCACGCGGCGGGGCGAGTGGTGGCCCTGGTGCTGCTGGACAATGACCAGCGGGTGCTGCGCTCGGAAGGCGACGCCCTGCATCTGGGGGTGCTGACCCGTGACCTGACGCGGGCGTACGGTGCGCTGAGCTGA
- a CDS encoding ATP-binding protein: MVHQSVLSALQLAAEQDPNNTELKLHLSDLLLQAGQAAAALEQAKAALNSEPDNVRALKLAAWAADEMGQTDTAARYHRLHDALTGVIQGAAPLPKPVLAVTDHAELVEREPDEETSDQRWDLQTPRVTLADVAGMEDVKRRLELSLLAPLKNPELLKMYGSALRGGLLLYGPPGCGKTFIARAVAGELSAKFINVGLSDVLDMYMGQSERNLSEVFALARRRAPCVLFLDEVDALGRRRSQMRHSAANVVGQLLSELDGAKASNEGVFVLAATNSPWDVDPALRRPGRFDRTLLVLPPDLEARRHLLELETCSRPTEALDLPALAAKTADFSGADLTHLVASATELAMEDAIKSGNVRPIRQADFIRALREVRPSTKTWFETAKNAAQFANDDGEYDDLLSYLRGKSGGR; the protein is encoded by the coding sequence ATGGTTCACCAGAGTGTGCTGAGCGCCCTTCAATTGGCCGCCGAGCAAGACCCTAACAACACTGAGCTGAAGCTGCATCTGAGCGATCTGCTGCTGCAAGCCGGTCAGGCGGCCGCCGCGCTGGAGCAGGCCAAAGCGGCGCTGAACAGCGAGCCGGACAATGTCAGAGCGCTCAAGCTCGCGGCGTGGGCCGCCGACGAAATGGGCCAGACCGACACTGCCGCCCGCTATCACCGCCTCCACGACGCGCTGACGGGCGTGATTCAGGGCGCGGCCCCTTTACCCAAGCCCGTGCTGGCCGTCACGGATCACGCCGAATTGGTGGAGCGGGAGCCAGACGAAGAGACCAGCGATCAGCGCTGGGACTTGCAAACACCCCGCGTGACTTTAGCGGACGTGGCGGGAATGGAAGATGTCAAGCGGCGCTTGGAACTCTCGCTGCTGGCTCCGCTCAAAAACCCGGAACTCCTCAAAATGTACGGCTCGGCCCTGCGCGGCGGGCTGCTGCTCTACGGCCCGCCCGGCTGCGGCAAGACCTTTATCGCCCGCGCGGTGGCCGGTGAACTCAGCGCCAAATTCATCAACGTCGGTCTGTCGGATGTGCTGGACATGTACATGGGACAGAGCGAGCGCAACCTCAGTGAGGTGTTCGCACTGGCCCGCCGCCGAGCGCCCTGCGTGCTGTTTTTGGATGAAGTGGACGCGCTGGGCCGCCGCCGAAGCCAAATGCGCCACAGCGCGGCCAACGTGGTGGGCCAACTCCTCTCGGAGCTCGACGGTGCCAAGGCCAGCAACGAGGGCGTGTTTGTCTTGGCCGCCACCAACAGCCCCTGGGACGTCGACCCCGCGCTGAGGCGTCCGGGCCGCTTTGACCGCACCCTGCTGGTGTTGCCGCCGGACTTGGAAGCGCGGCGGCACCTACTGGAATTGGAGACGTGCTCAAGGCCCACCGAAGCGCTCGATCTGCCCGCCCTCGCCGCCAAAACAGCCGATTTTTCCGGCGCGGATTTGACGCATCTGGTTGCCTCTGCCACCGAACTGGCGATGGAGGACGCCATCAAAAGCGGCAACGTGCGGCCCATTCGCCAGGCCGACTTCATTCGGGCGCTGCGTGAGGTGCGGCCCAGCACCAAGACGTGGTTTGAAACGGCCAAGAACGCCGCCCAATTTGCCAACGATGACGGCGAATACGACGACTTGCTGAGCTATCTGCGCGGCAAGTCCGGCGGACGCTGA